One window of Trinickia caryophylli genomic DNA carries:
- a CDS encoding carbohydrate ABC transporter permease — translation MNASFASQPHGDASRRSRRARAARQRASARHFVALAAIFLSSVFPFYWMVTTSLKHQADALAYPPRWIFEPTLSHYADALFQHDVLGSLVNSLIVASSTTALAIMLGTPAAYALARYEFRGKQDLWFWFISNRMVSPVVLAVPFFLIATKLDLVDTHIVLILLYLTFSLPVVVWICTDQFRNIPVELDEAARLDGASPWRVFWRINLPLAMPGIVVSAIFAFIFSWNDLLYALVMTRSDAITSPVAATSYMSGYELPWGEIMATGTLIVLPMVVFALLVSGRLVQGLTMGAVK, via the coding sequence ATGAACGCCTCCTTTGCCAGCCAGCCCCACGGCGATGCCAGCCGCCGCTCGCGCCGCGCCCGCGCGGCGCGGCAGCGCGCGAGCGCACGCCACTTCGTGGCGCTCGCCGCGATTTTTCTATCCTCGGTGTTTCCGTTCTATTGGATGGTGACGACGAGCCTCAAGCATCAGGCCGACGCGCTCGCCTATCCGCCGCGCTGGATCTTCGAGCCCACGCTGTCGCATTACGCCGATGCGCTCTTTCAGCACGACGTACTCGGCAGCCTCGTCAATTCGCTCATCGTCGCGAGCAGCACAACCGCGCTCGCGATCATGCTCGGCACGCCGGCCGCCTATGCGCTCGCGCGCTACGAGTTTCGCGGCAAGCAGGATCTCTGGTTCTGGTTCATCTCGAACCGGATGGTAAGCCCCGTCGTGCTCGCCGTGCCGTTCTTCCTCATCGCGACGAAGCTCGATCTCGTCGATACGCACATCGTGCTGATCCTGCTTTATCTGACGTTCTCGCTGCCGGTCGTCGTCTGGATCTGCACCGATCAATTCCGCAACATCCCGGTCGAACTCGACGAAGCGGCACGGCTCGACGGCGCCTCGCCCTGGCGCGTGTTCTGGCGCATCAACCTGCCGCTCGCCATGCCCGGCATCGTCGTGTCCGCGATCTTTGCCTTCATCTTCTCGTGGAACGACCTGCTCTACGCACTCGTCATGACCCGCTCCGACGCCATCACCTCGCCCGTCGCGGCCACGAGCTACATGAGCGGCTACGAGCTGCCCTGGGGGGAGATCATGGCAACGGGCACGCTGATCGTCCTGCCGATGGTCGTTTTTGCCCTGCTCGTCTCGGGCCGGCTCGTGCAGGGACTCACGATGGGCGCGGTGAAATAA
- a CDS encoding potassium ABC transporter ATPase, giving the protein MDFVYLAGIAVFCGACLALAAGCEKLSGRQPGGRP; this is encoded by the coding sequence ATGGATTTCGTTTATCTCGCCGGTATCGCCGTGTTTTGCGGCGCCTGCCTGGCGCTTGCCGCGGGCTGCGAGAAACTGAGCGGCCGCCAGCCGGGAGGCCGCCCATGA
- a CDS encoding ABC transporter substrate-binding protein, with product MNKRAFQAKVLRWSIVAASCLAAANAMAWTLKEAAAPYSGTTINAIFLDRPGYKAAAKLIPQFEKETGIKVKWDTIPYENTREREVLNFASGGSQDVVLVDVVWIGEFASNKWLVPIKKFTDDPKLADPNLNLKGFFPILLDSFGSWNNVTYGLPFDNYSGLMFYNKCMLKDAGFTEPPKTWDELLNVYAPKLTHADKNQYAFALQSRRGETQSADSFMRVLWPNGGSLLDAKFKSNLMSPQSQAGLEYRQKLMKYMPPGIVDFDHAEAVNALAQGQVAMITEWSAFYPTLTDPSKSKIGNCLAIATEPRGSAGLKPALGGFSLAVNAKSNAKKQAAAWLFIQWITSEQMAKPYLEAGGVPARMAVYQDKVVQDRYPFVKPMVESWQGGVPDYRPRFPEWPAISEIIAEWGTKMMLGQVSVKDGAKTIGDKTEAILSKDGYYDGKKPLLK from the coding sequence ATGAACAAACGCGCCTTTCAGGCGAAGGTTCTGAGGTGGTCCATCGTCGCGGCATCATGTCTGGCGGCCGCGAACGCGATGGCATGGACCCTCAAGGAAGCGGCGGCACCCTACTCGGGCACCACGATCAACGCGATCTTCCTCGACCGCCCCGGCTACAAGGCGGCGGCCAAGCTGATTCCGCAGTTCGAGAAGGAAACGGGCATCAAGGTGAAATGGGACACCATTCCCTACGAAAACACGCGCGAGCGCGAAGTGCTCAACTTCGCGAGCGGAGGCTCGCAGGACGTCGTGCTCGTCGACGTGGTCTGGATCGGCGAATTCGCGAGCAACAAGTGGCTCGTGCCGATCAAGAAGTTCACCGACGACCCGAAACTCGCCGACCCGAACCTGAACCTGAAGGGCTTTTTCCCGATCCTGCTCGATTCTTTCGGTAGCTGGAACAACGTCACTTACGGTCTGCCGTTCGACAACTACTCGGGGCTCATGTTCTACAACAAGTGCATGCTGAAGGACGCGGGCTTCACGGAGCCGCCGAAGACGTGGGACGAGTTGCTCAACGTCTATGCACCGAAGCTCACGCATGCCGACAAGAATCAATATGCTTTTGCGTTGCAGTCGCGCCGCGGCGAAACGCAGTCCGCCGACAGCTTCATGCGCGTGCTCTGGCCGAACGGCGGCTCGCTGCTCGATGCGAAATTCAAATCGAACCTGATGTCGCCGCAGTCGCAGGCGGGCCTCGAATACCGGCAAAAGCTCATGAAGTACATGCCGCCCGGCATCGTCGACTTCGATCACGCCGAAGCCGTCAATGCGCTCGCGCAGGGGCAGGTCGCGATGATTACCGAATGGTCCGCGTTCTACCCCACGCTGACCGATCCGTCGAAATCGAAGATCGGCAATTGCCTGGCCATCGCCACGGAGCCGCGCGGCTCGGCGGGCCTCAAGCCCGCGCTCGGCGGATTCTCGCTGGCCGTCAACGCGAAGTCGAACGCGAAGAAGCAGGCGGCCGCGTGGCTCTTCATTCAGTGGATCACGTCCGAGCAGATGGCCAAGCCCTACCTCGAGGCGGGCGGCGTGCCGGCACGCATGGCCGTCTATCAGGATAAGGTGGTGCAGGACAGGTATCCGTTCGTGAAGCCGATGGTCGAATCGTGGCAAGGCGGCGTGCCCGACTATCGTCCGCGCTTCCCCGAATGGCCCGCGATCTCCGAGATCATCGCCGAATGGGGCACGAAGATGATGCTCGGTCAGGTGTCGGTGAAGGACGGCGCCAAGACGATCGGCGACAAAACGGAGGCGATTCTCTCCAAGGACGGCTATTACGACGGCAAAAAACCGTTGCTGAAGTAA
- a CDS encoding ABC transporter ATP-binding protein has translation MSAVHLQQIRKAFGGSDVLKGVDIEVRDHEFLVFVGPSGCGKSTLLRTIAGLERIDSGRVLIGDEDVTELEPSQRGVAMVFQSYALYPHMSVYENIAFGLRMLKLPADEIERRVRRAADILQIGQLLDRRPRALSGGQRQRVAIGRAIVREPRVFLFDEPLSNLDAALRVQMRLELIKLHKQLNATMIYVTHDQTEAMTMADRIVVLNHGNVEQIGTPLELYRRPCNRFVAGFIGSPKMNFLEVRVQAAQGASVTIELPGGTPLALPFSAAGIAAGQTLTLGLRPEHLVENGHDGADAAMAGEVMVIEHLGGETLLHLRLADDRTLQLKGSGESNAAEGQRVLAGFNIRHAHLFREDGRALQSTRPVEEAAAA, from the coding sequence ATGAGCGCAGTGCATCTGCAGCAAATTCGCAAGGCATTCGGCGGTTCGGACGTATTGAAGGGGGTCGATATCGAAGTGAGGGACCACGAATTCCTCGTGTTCGTGGGCCCCTCGGGCTGCGGGAAATCCACGTTGCTGCGTACCATCGCGGGCCTCGAGCGGATCGATTCGGGGCGCGTGCTGATCGGCGACGAAGACGTGACCGAGCTCGAGCCTTCCCAGCGCGGCGTGGCGATGGTGTTTCAGTCGTACGCGCTCTATCCGCATATGTCGGTGTACGAGAATATTGCGTTCGGGCTGCGCATGCTCAAGCTGCCGGCTGACGAAATCGAGCGCCGCGTGCGGCGCGCGGCGGATATTCTGCAGATCGGGCAATTGCTGGATCGGCGTCCTCGTGCGTTATCGGGCGGGCAGCGTCAGCGCGTCGCGATCGGGCGCGCGATCGTGCGCGAGCCGCGCGTGTTTCTGTTCGACGAGCCGCTTTCGAATCTCGACGCCGCCTTGCGCGTGCAGATGCGTCTGGAATTGATCAAGCTGCACAAGCAGCTCAACGCGACGATGATCTATGTGACGCACGACCAGACCGAAGCGATGACGATGGCCGATCGCATCGTCGTGCTGAACCACGGAAATGTCGAGCAGATCGGCACGCCGCTGGAACTCTATCGGCGCCCGTGCAACCGCTTCGTGGCCGGCTTCATCGGCTCGCCGAAGATGAATTTCCTGGAGGTGCGTGTGCAGGCGGCACAAGGCGCAAGCGTGACGATCGAGCTTCCGGGCGGGACGCCGCTGGCGCTGCCGTTCAGCGCGGCGGGCATCGCGGCTGGCCAGACGTTGACGTTGGGGCTGCGACCCGAACACCTCGTGGAGAACGGCCATGACGGCGCCGACGCGGCGATGGCCGGGGAGGTCATGGTCATCGAGCATCTGGGTGGAGAAACGCTCCTGCACTTGCGGCTTGCCGACGATCGCACGCTGCAGCTAAAGGGCTCGGGCGAGTCGAACGCGGCGGAGGGGCAGCGCGTGCTGGCGGGGTTCAATATCCGGCATGCGCATCTGTTTCGCGAGGATGGCCGCGCGCTGCAAAGCACTCGGCCTGTCGAGGAAGCCGCGGCGGCCTGA
- the corA gene encoding magnesium/cobalt transporter CorA, with the protein MDMVVNSVIYQAGKRLRDIDIDEISDVVNEPNTFVWVGLRHPDETLLRKVQEEFHLHDLAIEDALKAHQRPKLEVYGESLFIVVKTVQLVDGEVQYGETHLFVGRNFLVTVRHGASSSYKEVRARVEQNPALLAKGPGFALYSVLDFVVDNYQPIMSSYEAQFDRLESEMFKADFDLAAMQESYELRRSLMELRSAAMPVEEICNQLVRFHEEIIPKELRAYLRDVQDHAHRVITSSDDLREMLTNAMHVNLALVSVRQNDIVKQLAGWGAVLAVPTVVFSLYGMNFQNMPELKLAWGYPVTLAITVGGCVWLYRKLKKTGWL; encoded by the coding sequence ATGGATATGGTCGTCAACAGCGTGATCTATCAGGCGGGCAAGCGTCTGCGCGACATCGACATCGACGAGATCAGCGATGTCGTGAACGAGCCGAATACGTTCGTATGGGTGGGCCTGCGGCATCCCGACGAAACGCTGTTGCGCAAAGTGCAGGAGGAGTTTCACCTGCACGACCTTGCGATCGAGGACGCGCTCAAGGCGCATCAGCGGCCGAAGCTCGAGGTCTATGGCGAATCGCTCTTCATCGTCGTCAAGACCGTACAGCTCGTCGACGGCGAAGTTCAATATGGCGAAACACACCTTTTCGTCGGGCGCAACTTTCTCGTGACGGTGCGGCACGGCGCCTCGTCGAGCTACAAGGAGGTGCGCGCGCGCGTCGAACAAAATCCCGCTTTGCTCGCGAAGGGCCCGGGGTTCGCACTCTATTCGGTGCTCGACTTCGTGGTCGACAACTACCAGCCGATCATGAGCAGCTACGAGGCGCAATTCGACCGCCTCGAAAGCGAGATGTTCAAGGCCGACTTCGATCTCGCGGCGATGCAGGAGAGCTACGAGTTGCGCCGCAGCCTCATGGAGCTGCGCAGCGCGGCCATGCCCGTGGAGGAGATCTGCAATCAGCTGGTCCGCTTCCACGAAGAGATCATTCCGAAGGAGCTGCGCGCCTATCTGCGCGACGTGCAAGACCACGCGCATCGCGTCATCACCTCGTCCGACGACCTGCGCGAGATGTTGACGAACGCCATGCACGTGAACCTCGCGCTCGTTTCGGTCCGGCAAAACGACATCGTCAAGCAATTGGCCGGCTGGGGCGCCGTGCTTGCCGTGCCCACGGTGGTCTTCAGCCTCTATGGGATGAACTTCCAGAACATGCCCGAGCTCAAGTTGGCATGGGGCTACCCTGTCACCCTCGCGATCACCGTGGGCGGCTGCGTGTGGCTCTATCGCAAGCTCAAGAAAACCGGATGGCTTTGA
- a CDS encoding nuclear transport factor 2 family protein, protein MTENLGSQTVPPDKAQAVERIYREWDRTWSNDDLDAMIELYAPDAILESPLVPYILGTAKGVVQGRDAIREVLEKAAPRKPRKRTFYRRGYFTDGSTLVWEYPRATPDGEQMDFIETMEIENGLIKRHRVYWGWRGVEVIKADAYYKDTEL, encoded by the coding sequence ATGACCGAGAACCTCGGCTCGCAAACAGTGCCGCCCGACAAGGCTCAGGCGGTGGAACGCATCTATCGCGAATGGGACCGCACGTGGTCCAACGACGATCTCGATGCGATGATCGAACTCTATGCGCCCGACGCCATACTCGAAAGCCCGCTCGTCCCCTATATCCTCGGCACGGCGAAGGGGGTCGTGCAAGGGCGCGACGCGATCCGCGAAGTGCTCGAAAAAGCCGCGCCGCGCAAGCCCCGCAAGCGCACGTTCTATCGCAGGGGCTACTTCACGGACGGCTCGACGCTGGTCTGGGAATATCCGCGCGCTACGCCCGACGGCGAGCAAATGGACTTCATCGAGACGATGGAAATCGAGAACGGCCTGATCAAGCGCCATCGCGTCTATTGGGGCTGGCGCGGCGTGGAAGTGATCAAGGCCGATGCCTATTACAAGGACACCGAACTATAA
- a CDS encoding carbohydrate ABC transporter permease, whose protein sequence is MPNGTLPPTTDATTARAARRTRLLPRSPAFWFLFPAIFALAVIGVYPLLVAVYNSFHQYKLADVEAGTPFVGLDNYVATLTDPTFWEALGRTGLFLCLALPVEIGLGLFAALMLHRSGLAWMRAAARVSLVIPMATTYAVVGLIGRLVFNRQFGVANYLLGFFGVAPLDWLGDPTLAFVSVMIMDVWQWTPFCALIFLAGLAMVPKEAEEAARLETPRWTMILWHLQRPYLLPGLTAILILRSADMLKMFDAVFTMTRGGPGSSTEFISVYIQRVGFRLFDQGMASAQAVLLLILTIVLSRLYIRFVYREAT, encoded by the coding sequence ATGCCGAACGGCACCCTGCCGCCCACGACAGATGCGACAACGGCGCGCGCGGCACGGCGTACGAGGCTGCTGCCCCGCTCGCCCGCATTCTGGTTCCTGTTTCCGGCGATCTTCGCGCTCGCCGTGATCGGCGTCTATCCGCTGCTTGTCGCCGTCTACAACTCGTTTCATCAATACAAGCTCGCCGACGTCGAGGCGGGCACGCCGTTCGTCGGATTGGACAACTATGTTGCGACGTTGACCGATCCGACGTTCTGGGAAGCACTGGGCCGCACGGGGCTTTTCCTGTGCCTCGCGCTGCCGGTCGAGATCGGTCTCGGGCTCTTCGCGGCACTGATGCTGCATCGCTCGGGGCTCGCCTGGATGCGCGCCGCGGCGCGCGTGAGCCTCGTCATTCCGATGGCGACGACCTACGCCGTGGTCGGCCTGATCGGGCGGCTCGTGTTCAACCGGCAATTCGGCGTCGCGAACTATCTGCTCGGGTTCTTCGGTGTGGCGCCGCTCGACTGGCTCGGCGACCCCACGCTCGCGTTCGTGTCGGTCATGATCATGGACGTGTGGCAATGGACGCCGTTTTGCGCGCTCATCTTCCTCGCCGGGCTCGCGATGGTGCCCAAGGAAGCCGAGGAAGCCGCGCGGCTCGAAACGCCGCGTTGGACGATGATCCTCTGGCATCTGCAGCGCCCCTATCTGCTGCCCGGGCTCACCGCCATCCTGATCCTGCGCTCGGCCGATATGCTCAAGATGTTCGATGCCGTCTTCACGATGACGCGCGGCGGCCCCGGCTCGTCCACCGAGTTCATCAGCGTCTACATCCAGCGCGTCGGTTTCCGGCTCTTCGATCAGGGCATGGCATCGGCCCAGGCCGTGCTGCTCCTGATCCTCACGATCGTGCTCTCGCGCCTGTACATCCGATTCGTCTACCGGGAAGCCACATGA
- a CDS encoding potassium-transporting ATPase subunit F — MTPWMVWLAGGATALVLVYLVYALLRAEDLE; from the coding sequence ATGACGCCCTGGATGGTCTGGCTCGCCGGGGGGGCCACGGCGCTCGTGCTCGTCTATCTCGTGTACGCGCTGCTGCGGGCGGAGGACCTCGAATGA